The Treponema sp. Marseille-Q3903 genomic interval CTCTTGTAAAACAGATATACGATATCGGTAAACTTAAACCAGAACAGGCTGTTATGATGCAGCTCTATCCTGAAATATATGCATGTGTCGGATGCAACGCATGTACACGCGCTTGTCCTCAGGAATTGAGCACTATGCAATACATAGCTTATGCTCAACGCGGTGATTTTGCAAAATGTGCAGACCTTTCTTTTGACTGCGTAATGTGCGGCTGCTGCTCATCTCGTTGTCCGGCAGGAATTTCTCATCCGCAGGTTGCAGAACTTGCACGTCGTTTGAACGGTAAATACATTCAGCCTCAATCGCAGCATCTTCTTGACAGAGTTGCAGAAATCGATGAAGGCAAATGCCAACACGCTTTGGATGAAATGATGAACAAACCTTTGAACGAAATCAAAAATCTTTACAATACTCGTGATATCGAGAAATAAGGAAGGCGAATATGTACGGAAATTATCTTGATGATGATGCAAAAATTGTTGCACAAAAACGTGATGAAAACCTTAAATTTGAACATGCTCGTCTTACCGCAGATGAAAAAGACGAGTTGCTCTTAAAATTCCACCCTGACAGAATCAAGAGCCAGTTTGAAGAATTAAAGATCGGTCCTAATAAAGGACAAAAAGCTCCTCTTGAGCTTACAGCAATGCTCGAAGCAAAACCTCGCATTGAACCTGAAAAAATAGACTTAAATCATGTTGATTATGAAACTGATGTTCTTGTAATCGGTGGCGGTGGAGCCGGTACTTCTGCCAGCATCATGGCAGCTGAAGCAGGTGCTAAAGTATTGCTTGTTACAAAACTTCGCGTCGGCGATGCAAACACAATGATGGCTGAAGGTGGAATTCAGGCAGCAGACAAGCCAAATGATTCTCCGGCTCAGCACTATCTCGATGCTTTTGGAGGCGGACATTTTGATGGAAAACCTGAGCTTGTCTCTACTCTTGTAAACAAAGCTCCCGGAGTAATTAAATGGCTCAACGACCTTGGTGTAGAATTTGACAAAACTGCAGATGGAACAATGATCACTACACACGGTGGTGGAACAAGCAGAAAGAGAATGCACGCTTGTAAAGATTATTCTGGTGCAGAGATAATGCGTACGCTTCGTGATGAAACATTTAACCGCAGTGATTCTATAACTGTTGTCGATTTTACGTCAGCAATCGAACTTATCAAAAATGACAAAGGTGAAGTTTGCGGTGCGGTTTTAATGAACATGGAAACAAATGAAATTCTCATCGCAAAAGCAAAAGTTGTCATCATTGCAACAGGTGGGGCCGGACGCATGCACTATCAGGGTTTTCCAACTTCCAACCATTACGGTGCAACTGCAGACGGTCTTGTAATAGCTTATCGTGCTGGAGCAAAACTTCTTTATCAAGATTCTTTGCAATATCACCCAACAGGAGCTGCTTACCCAACACAGATTCTCGGCAAACTTGTAACAGAAAAAGTTCGTTCGCTCGGTGCAAAACTCATCAACAAAAACGGTGAAGTTTATATCCATCCGCTGGAAACTCGCGACGTAAATGCTTCAGGTATCATCCGTGAAGTGAAAGAAGGTCGCGGAGTTAAAAACGATGTTCAAGATGCTGTTTGGCTCGACACTCCAATGATTGAAATGATTCATGGAGAAGGAACTATATTAAAATCAATCCCTGCAATGTACAACATGTTCATCAAATACGGCATAGATATCCGTAAGGAGCCAATCCTAGTTTATCCAACACTCCATTATCAAAACGGCGGTGTTGAAATCGATAAAACTTGTCACACAAACATCGCAAATCTTCTTGTTGCGGGAGAAGCTTCAGGAGGTGTTCACGGAACAAACCGTCTGATGGGCAACTCTCTGCTTGATGTTGTTTTGTTCGGTCGTGAAGCCGGAATTGAAGCTGGAAAGATGTTTAAGAATATCAAAATTTCTGAAACAGGAAAAATGAATCTCGACCATGTAAAGGCATTTGAAAAGGAACGAAATGCGGCTGGCATTAAGTCTGAAGAAATTTCTCCAAAACTTTTGCCACGTTATACGCACGGGAACCCTGAATTTGAAAAGGCAATTCCTGGTGCGACAAAGTAATAGCGTCCTTTAGTCAATTTGTCATGAGAATTGTTTTGCGGTTCTCAAAAATTTATGACTTGGTACGATGTTGCCTCAGTTTTTTGCGACTGAGGCAATTTTTATAATGCGATTGCTTAATTTATTGCATATTAATATAATACAAAAATATTTATAGAGTTATAGAGGTAAAAAAATGGCTGCTTATTTTGCTGGGGTTATAGCTTCGACCCTGTCATTTATTTTCGTTATTTTTGCCATTGGAACAATTGGGTATCTTATCGGTGCAATCAAGATTAAAGGTATTGAACTTGGAACTGCAGGGGTATTGCTTTTTGCACTGATTTGGGGAGTCATTATCAATTTTATCCCATCGTTTAAAATCGATGATAAAGAGATCATATTGTGGTCTTCAAAGATAAAAGGAAACTTCAGCATTGTTTCTAGTATCGGAACGGCATTGTTTGTAACTGCTGTAGGTCTGATTGCAGGTCCTAAATTTTTCCGTTCATTCAATAAAAATACACTTTCATACATTGTGATAGGTTTTGTTGTAATTTTGCTCGGAGGTTTAACAGCTATTCTTTTTATATTGTTAGACAAAAATATGTCTTCATCTATGGCTGTCGGACTTTTGACAGGTGGGCTTACATCAACTCCAGGTTTTAGCTCCGGTAAGGAAGTTGTCACTGCTATTGAAGAAGATGTGACTGCAGGCTACGGCATCGCATATACATTTGGTGTTCTTGGTGTTGTTCTTTTTGTACAGATTATGCCAAAAATCCTAAAAGTCAACATGGAAGAAGAAGTCGCTCATTTTCAGGCAGCAAATCAGATTCAGATTCCGCAACCAAAAGGAAGGCTTGTCGCAGTCGACCCATTCGGATTTTTTGCATTTTTTCTTGCAGTTTCACTTGGCTGTCTTATCGGTTCAATAAAAATTCCCGGAATTAACTTTTCTCTCGGTAATTCCGGCGGTTGTTTGATTGGCGGTCTTATAGTTGGGCACTTCGCTCATCTTGGGAACATTGACTGCCGCCGCAAAAAAGAGACATTGAACTTTATGCGCGAATTGGGACTTGTTTTGTTTCTCATCGGAGCTGGAGTCCCAGGAGGCGTAAACTTCATCACTAAATTCCGATGGACATACTTTATCTATGGGGCTGTAATGACGACTGTTCCAATGGTCGTAGGCTATATAATTGCGCGTTATGTGTTCAAGCTGTCAATATTGAACAATCTAGGTTCAATCACAGGTGGAATGACTTCTACTCCTGCTCTGGGAACTTTGATAGCTACTGCCGGTACAGATGAAGTCTCTGCCGCATATGCTGCAACTTACCCTTTCGCTCTTGTATCAGTTGTACTTGTCGCAAAGATAATCATTATGGTGTTCTAAAACAAAAAAATATTGGTCGCATTTTGAGCGCTTATTTTATTTAGATGTCATATTGATAACTCCATCCCAATCTTCAGGCACTCCGTTTTCAATAAAATTTTTACATCTTTCTGCAAATATAAGTGAAGTTGGGTCTCCGCCTTCTATTGAGTCTGCTTGAATAAAAAGTTTTCCGGCATTTTTAAAATCGCGGTCAAGATATTTTTCAAGCGCCGCATGGAAAATATCAATTTGCTCACGCTTTTCATTAGATATTCTATCGTTGAAGTCTACAATGTTGTATAACTGAACAGGAGTTGAACGCCCAACTACGCGAACTTGATCTAGTTTCCGAACAGCTATCGTGCCTTTGTGTTCTCCACTGTCAGCCATATTCCACGTGTCTCCAGAACATAAAATCCATGATGAGTATGCTTTGTTCACACCCTCGAGCCTTGCAGCAAGGTTTACAGTATCTCCAATCATCGTGTAGTTTAATTTAGAGAATGTTTCTGTTTTACTTCCCATCAGTCCGACAAACGCTTCACCTGTGTTTATGCCGATTCGAGTTTTGAACGGATTTAAAACTACAGGTTCTTCCAGATGAGGAAATTCATCAGGCGTATATGTCCTGAACAATTCAGGGTGTGTCTCATTGAATTCCTTTTCAATGTGCTTCATCCTGATCGCAGAATCGAGTGAATAATATGCCCATTCTTCTGGAGTGTGGAGATTTCCCGGATCTGGAGCTCCGAACATTGAAATTATTGCGTCGCCTTCATATTTATCGATATTTCCGCTGTTACGAAGAATCTCGTTAGACATAGAGCCAAGATAATCGTTTAGATGTTGAATCAAATGGTTAGCGCCGTTTTCCTGATATATCTTTGTAATTGCTTCGCTGAATGTTGAAAACTTTTGTATATCAGTAAACAAAGCTGTGATTATTCGTTTTTGACCTGTCGTGTTGAACAGCTCAGGGTTTTTGCGCAGCTGTTCTACAGTATCTTTGTTTGCAAATGAAGATGCAATCTGTGTGATGAATTTCTTTTCTTTTGTGCTTATATAAAAGCGCAAACTCATACCGGTTGCAAGGTCTACAGCAAGATATATCATTGTTCCGATAAAACGGATATAGAATTTTGAGAATATGAAAGATGAACAGACTAAAACACAGAAAATAAAATATGCGATAAATGCAATAGCATTTTGTTTTGCATTTGATAATCCTGTAAAAAACAGCATAAGAAATGCCAGCAAAGCAGCGAGTGCAAATCCTATTCCCCATCGTATATTTACAATAAAATCCTGATTCAGCAACGTATTCAATATGTTTGCGTGAATACCGACATTCATATACTTTTTAATAAACGGCGTCGCTCCTGTATCGGTTGTAGATGTCGCTGTGTTTCCCAATATGCAATACGAACCGTTTAGGATTTTCTTATATTCGTTATATTGAGAATGATAAAAATCATTATCTTCTTTTAGATACTGAAAGGTAGATTGCATATTGTCTATTAAATCATTTGCTTCATCTTCGCCGATATAATCTAAAAGTTCCGCAAGTTTTGCCTGAACAGTCGGAAAATAATCAGCGTCGATATATTCTGTGAGATTTTTGTAAAACTCATCGCGCATGCTGAAATAATTGCTATATTCTTCGGATTTTATTCCATCAAATGGAACGTTGTTTTCATCATATCCTGTACATTTTGAAAGCATTTCCTCTTTTGCTTTTGTAATCTGATCGTAAAGAATTAAAAGTTTTTCCGCTTCGTCTGTAAAAACAGTTGGAGAACCGTCTGCTTCGCTTATGTTTAACGAATATATATATTCAAGTGAATTGATGATGTTTTTTTCGATAGTGTCGAAATTAATCATGTTTATCACCGGAACATGCTTAAAATTATCGTTCCATGAACCATGTCCGTAATTGATAAGCATGCGTCCTTTTTCATCGAGTGGAATTTTGATATCTTCGATTCGCCCTGATATAGGATTTTTTGCATTTCTGATAACGATGCGATCTCTTTCCCTTAAAATATCAGTTGATTCAACGATCTTTAAAAAAGGTCCGAATGCAAGTTGGCAGAGGTAGTGGTCTTGAAAATCAAACAAAAGTTCCATTCTTCGGCGAGTTCCGTCGGCATCTACTACAGAGTTTGTAAAATTTGAGCTGAATGCTCTTGTCATCAGTTTGTGGAGAGCCGGAGAAAATCCCGGTGCCTCTTCAGCCTCGCTTGCTGTGCTCTGATTCCCATATTTAATCAGATTTTTCTTGTCTGTTACGGAAGTTAAAAGCATACGTTTTTTTACGTAGTCAATGTCTTCCTGTGAAATCTGATACATTAAATCAGTGTGATTTACAGTCAGATACGCTTTGCCAAAAAATTGAAGAGCTTGTGCAAAATATTCATCATAATCACGTGCAATATTGTTTGAAATATAATCATTTAAATTTTTGAAAGTGGGAGTTATATATCCGTTTATTATTTCATCTTTTTGAGCGCGCAATTCAGATTTTGAATACACCCCTGATGTCGAAGCCTGAGAATACTGTCCTATCAATTTATTGACAGTATCTTCTGTATTTTCTATGCTGTTATAAATTTTTTCTTTAGCAGTCGGGTTGATTCCATCTTTTGAAGGAGAAATATATTCAATATCGAAAATCGCTGAATCGGCATTAAATTCTTTCATTCTCAAAAGAACATCACCGATAACATCACGCGTCCATGGCCACTCTCCTAATGCAACAATCGACTGATCATCTATTTCCATCAAAACGATTCTGTCATCAATTTCAGGAGCTTTCCTCTTTTTCAACATAGAATCGTAAAAACGATAGTCAAGCTTTTGAAAGAAATTAAAAAAACACATTAAGAAGAAAAGAATTAGGACAAATAATTTAATTAAAAAACTTACTAAAACATTTTTATTTTTTTTTATTTTATTTTTCATACCAAAATTATAACATTATACTATATAGAAGTAAAATCATATTTTTGTAGTGCGATTTGAGCGGCAAGCTGTTCCGCTTCTTTCTTTGTCTTTCCTTTTGCGGGACCAAAAGTTTTATCTCCGAGTTGAACCGAAACTTCGAAAGTCTGGTCATGGTCGGGACCTGTTTTTGAAATCAATTGATAGCGAGGTGTCTGCTTTGAATATTTTTGAAATCTTTCCTGAAGCTGGGTTTTAAAATCTTTTAGCCCATTAGAGACAGTTTTTTCAACTTCCGGAATTATAAACGAAAGCACATATTTTTCCGCAGCTTTATAGCCTTGGTCAAGATAATATGCGCCGATTATCGCTTCCATGCAGTCTGCAAGAATCGCAGGCTTCGTCTGCCCTCCACTCATCTGTTCCCCGTGACCCATCAGCAAAAGACTGTTTATATGCAAGCTCAGAGCAATTGGAGCTAGAGTTTTTTCTGATACAACTTGAGATTTTATTTTTGCAAGGTCGCCTTCCGGATTTTCAAGCGATTTATAAAGATACGATGCAGTCACCATTCCTAAGACGGAATCTCCTAAAAATTCGAGCCGTTCGTTGTTTTTTGCAGATTTTATTTCGTTTGTAAGGGAGCGATGATGAAAAGCTTGTTCAAGAAGTTCAATATTTTTAAACTTAATACCTACTGATTTGCAGAATTTGAGGAGTTTTGATTTTCGTTCGGCAGATATCATATCTTTTTTCAAAAAAAAAGCACAAGATTTAACTTGTGCTTTTTAATTTATTCTCTAAAAACTGACTTATTTGCTCTGTTCAGCTTTGATAAAGTCATAAGCATCACGAACTGTTTCAAATTCATTAGCTTTTTCATCAGGAATGCTTACTCCCAATTCTTCTTCGATAGCATATACCAATTCGTATGTATCGAGACTATCAGCTCCGAGATCATTTCTGAAAGAAGAATCAAGTGTAATTTTTCCTTCATCAATTTCCAATTTGTCAGCAATAAGCTTCTGGATTTTTTCAAACAATTCGTCCATCTTTTACTCCTAAGAATTAGCCTTTAGTTTCAGGTGTAATAACCTGGCGTCCACGGTAAAAACCGCATTTTGGACAAACATGATGAGACTGTACTAAGTTACCACAGTTGTT includes:
- a CDS encoding 4Fe-4S dicluster domain-containing protein: MSEKKEMATIYIFGKKYDVPAELTIMNAMEYAGYQLKRGCGCRNGFCGACATIYRIKGENQLQTCLACSKKVENDMYIATLPFFPLVKQIYDIGKLKPEQAVMMQLYPEIYACVGCNACTRACPQELSTMQYIAYAQRGDFAKCADLSFDCVMCGCCSSRCPAGISHPQVAELARRLNGKYIQPQSQHLLDRVAEIDEGKCQHALDEMMNKPLNEIKNLYNTRDIEK
- a CDS encoding FAD-binding protein; the protein is MYGNYLDDDAKIVAQKRDENLKFEHARLTADEKDELLLKFHPDRIKSQFEELKIGPNKGQKAPLELTAMLEAKPRIEPEKIDLNHVDYETDVLVIGGGGAGTSASIMAAEAGAKVLLVTKLRVGDANTMMAEGGIQAADKPNDSPAQHYLDAFGGGHFDGKPELVSTLVNKAPGVIKWLNDLGVEFDKTADGTMITTHGGGTSRKRMHACKDYSGAEIMRTLRDETFNRSDSITVVDFTSAIELIKNDKGEVCGAVLMNMETNEILIAKAKVVIIATGGAGRMHYQGFPTSNHYGATADGLVIAYRAGAKLLYQDSLQYHPTGAAYPTQILGKLVTEKVRSLGAKLINKNGEVYIHPLETRDVNASGIIREVKEGRGVKNDVQDAVWLDTPMIEMIHGEGTILKSIPAMYNMFIKYGIDIRKEPILVYPTLHYQNGGVEIDKTCHTNIANLLVAGEASGGVHGTNRLMGNSLLDVVLFGREAGIEAGKMFKNIKISETGKMNLDHVKAFEKERNAAGIKSEEISPKLLPRYTHGNPEFEKAIPGATK
- a CDS encoding YidE/YbjL duplication; the protein is MAAYFAGVIASTLSFIFVIFAIGTIGYLIGAIKIKGIELGTAGVLLFALIWGVIINFIPSFKIDDKEIILWSSKIKGNFSIVSSIGTALFVTAVGLIAGPKFFRSFNKNTLSYIVIGFVVILLGGLTAILFILLDKNMSSSMAVGLLTGGLTSTPGFSSGKEVVTAIEEDVTAGYGIAYTFGVLGVVLFVQIMPKILKVNMEEEVAHFQAANQIQIPQPKGRLVAVDPFGFFAFFLAVSLGCLIGSIKIPGINFSLGNSGGCLIGGLIVGHFAHLGNIDCRRKKETLNFMRELGLVLFLIGAGVPGGVNFITKFRWTYFIYGAVMTTVPMVVGYIIARYVFKLSILNNLGSITGGMTSTPALGTLIATAGTDEVSAAYAATYPFALVSVVLVAKIIIMVF
- a CDS encoding CHASE2 domain-containing protein; its protein translation is MKNKIKKNKNVLVSFLIKLFVLILFFLMCFFNFFQKLDYRFYDSMLKKRKAPEIDDRIVLMEIDDQSIVALGEWPWTRDVIGDVLLRMKEFNADSAIFDIEYISPSKDGINPTAKEKIYNSIENTEDTVNKLIGQYSQASTSGVYSKSELRAQKDEIINGYITPTFKNLNDYISNNIARDYDEYFAQALQFFGKAYLTVNHTDLMYQISQEDIDYVKKRMLLTSVTDKKNLIKYGNQSTASEAEEAPGFSPALHKLMTRAFSSNFTNSVVDADGTRRRMELLFDFQDHYLCQLAFGPFLKIVESTDILRERDRIVIRNAKNPISGRIEDIKIPLDEKGRMLINYGHGSWNDNFKHVPVINMINFDTIEKNIINSLEYIYSLNISEADGSPTVFTDEAEKLLILYDQITKAKEEMLSKCTGYDENNVPFDGIKSEEYSNYFSMRDEFYKNLTEYIDADYFPTVQAKLAELLDYIGEDEANDLIDNMQSTFQYLKEDNDFYHSQYNEYKKILNGSYCILGNTATSTTDTGATPFIKKYMNVGIHANILNTLLNQDFIVNIRWGIGFALAALLAFLMLFFTGLSNAKQNAIAFIAYFIFCVLVCSSFIFSKFYIRFIGTMIYLAVDLATGMSLRFYISTKEKKFITQIASSFANKDTVEQLRKNPELFNTTGQKRIITALFTDIQKFSTFSEAITKIYQENGANHLIQHLNDYLGSMSNEILRNSGNIDKYEGDAIISMFGAPDPGNLHTPEEWAYYSLDSAIRMKHIEKEFNETHPELFRTYTPDEFPHLEEPVVLNPFKTRIGINTGEAFVGLMGSKTETFSKLNYTMIGDTVNLAARLEGVNKAYSSWILCSGDTWNMADSGEHKGTIAVRKLDQVRVVGRSTPVQLYNIVDFNDRISNEKREQIDIFHAALEKYLDRDFKNAGKLFIQADSIEGGDPTSLIFAERCKNFIENGVPEDWDGVINMTSK
- the rnc gene encoding ribonuclease III, which produces MKKDMISAERKSKLLKFCKSVGIKFKNIELLEQAFHHRSLTNEIKSAKNNERLEFLGDSVLGMVTASYLYKSLENPEGDLAKIKSQVVSEKTLAPIALSLHINSLLLMGHGEQMSGGQTKPAILADCMEAIIGAYYLDQGYKAAEKYVLSFIIPEVEKTVSNGLKDFKTQLQERFQKYSKQTPRYQLISKTGPDHDQTFEVSVQLGDKTFGPAKGKTKKEAEQLAAQIALQKYDFTSI
- the acpP gene encoding acyl carrier protein, giving the protein MDELFEKIQKLIADKLEIDEGKITLDSSFRNDLGADSLDTYELVYAIEEELGVSIPDEKANEFETVRDAYDFIKAEQSK
- the rpmF gene encoding 50S ribosomal protein L32, with protein sequence MAVPRSKTSKAVTKRRQTINMKLTAPQLVECNNCGNLVQSHHVCPKCGFYRGRQVITPETKG